The genome window ATACATTCAGGGGAAAGCCTGTATTTATTGTGAATGCAACAAAGAAAACTCCAAAGTATATCAGGGCAGAGAAAATTAGCGAGAGAAATGGACTTTGCATTACTTTCTCTAATGTTGAGCTTTCCTTTCTTGAAACCTCTGTTGTCCTGACATATTTCTGTATGAGCTTTTCTACAACATCATACCTGTAGTTGATCAATGCATCTCTTGGAGACCGATTGTATTTTTCTATGTAGTCTTTCACTTCTTTCTCAACAACTATTCTCATATCCTCTCCATATTTCTCAAAAATATAGCTAGAAACAAGGTTTTCCTGCTCGATCAGTTTTATGGCTGTCCATCTATTCCCCCAGTTCGTTTCAACCTTTCTGCGTTCAAGCTCCTCCTCTATTTTTCTTATTGAATCTTCCAGAGTAGGATAGTGAATCTCGAGTCCTTTATCCGCTTGTTCTCTTCTAGCAATCCTGATTGATTCCTCCAGCAGCCTATTTATGCCAAGACCAGTTATTGAGGAAATTGGTATAACTTGAACTCCCAGCGCCTGAGATAAGCCATCTATTCTCACGTGAACTCCATGCGAGTGAGCCTCATCGAACTTGGTTAAAGCTATGACTGCCTTAGTGGTAAGTTCAAGAACTTGAATAGCAAAGTAGAGCGACTTAGTCATGCTTAGGCTGTCAACAAAAATTATTACTGCATCGTACTTTCCAAAGAGCAGTTCCCTCAGAGTTATTTCCTCTTCTAGGGAAATTGAGAAGAGATTGTAAATTCCAGGAAGATCTGTGAGGCACATTTTTGTCCCTTCATATTCGATTACTGCCTCCTTCTTTTCAACTGTGGTTCCTGGCCAATTTGCTACAGATACTGTCTTTCCAGTAACTGTGTTGAAAAATGTGCTCTTCCCAACGTTGGGGCTTCCAGCGACAAGAAGTCTTATAGCGCACTTCTCCTTCTCTTCTTTACCCATTTTATCACACATATCTTTGTCTTTATTGCCAAAACTCACTACAGGCGCCACCCTATTATCTGAGCTTTCTGCTTATTTAATTGAAGCTATTCGACTCTTTCTTTTTTTTAAATTAAAAAAGATTTATTCAAATGAATTTTGTATATACTTGAACAAGCTGACCTCCTCCCCGCCCTAAAGTGCGAGGGTTTCGGGGAGGTTTGGAGCTACATTCCCGGCTCTCGTCAGGTTCAGATCCACGCCTGGTCTCGGGCTCGTTACCCCTACCCCGTGTAGAGCGGGGCTCGGGGGTATGGTTTTTGCTTTGAGCAGAACATTGTATGCTCCGACTAGGTCCGCGTTGAATACTTTGCTGTGTTTATAGCACTTGAATAATCCTCTGTATACTCTCTTATGGTCCTGGTTTTTCGCTTTGCATAGTGGACAGGTGGTGGATGTGCTCTCTTCGCTGACAAGCTCTACTCTGATACCGTACTCTTCTCCAACTTCGGCAATTCTCATTAGCAGATACCCATATGTCCATGTGTGAACCACCTCGAAGTTGATCTTGGAGCTTTTACTGCTGTTCTGAGCAATGTACTTTGGATAGCCAACTATCACTCTTGATACTCCTCTCCAGTACAACCACTCCACAGTGTTCCTCACAGCCCAGTTGATGTAGTTCTTCACCTGCCTCCTCCACTTTTTGTACATTCTCCTAAGCCTCCTGGAGGTTCTCAACCCGTACCTGTTCAAAGTGGACTGGTAATCCGCTATCTTCTTCCTCCAGTAGAAGCTAGTGCTCTTCAAAGGTCTACCCGAAACGAGTAGAGCAGAACCATCCTCTACATATACTGCTAGCAGGTTGTTTATACCAATATCTACTCCAGCAACTTTATCTCTCAAGGGGTTCATTGGTACCTCAACCCATTTTTCCTTAACCAGCTTCTCAGAGACCTCGAACACTACATGTATGTACCACTTCCTTTCATCACTGTCGTAGCGTATCTCAGCCCTTCCCTGCTTACCTCTAACGTTTACTCTACCGATGTACCTCACTCTGATGCTCCCGATCGCACCCAATCCCTTGAATACAATGTATTCTCCATCGAACCTGTACTGATCGTTCCTGAGAACACACCACAGCTCCCTCGACCCGCCTCTCTTCCTATACCCCGGTGGATTCACTTTCTTTACGAACGGTGGTAGCTTACATTCTTTCTTCGCTTTCAGTAGTGAGAAGAAGCTTCTCCAAGCTTCATCGTTCTTGTTCAGGACCTGCTGAGCTGTAGCTGAACCTATCAAAGCTTTGTAATTCTCGTAGAACTCTCTATACGTTGTTCTCAAGTCTACTCTCTTCTCCTCGAAGAACATTCTCCTCCTAGCGTAGTTGACTTCGTTCCATAGCTTAGCTGACAACGAGCAAAGTAGCTTGAGCTTGTTCTCTGAATCTCTATCTGGTGCTATTCTCAGTACTGCTGTTCTCCTCATCTCTCTTTCTCCCACTGCTCCTCCACATACCTCTTGACAGCATCTGCTGACACACTACCAACTGTTGCTACGAAGTAGCTTCTAGACCATAGCTTACCTCTAGTAGCACCAGCCTTCAGCTCCGGGAATTTTTGCAGTATCCTCCTAGCGCTCTTACCCTTGAGGTAGTTCACCACATAGGCTGGGGATAGCCGTGGAGGGCATGAGCAGAACACATGAACATGGTCCGGTAGCACCTCGATAGCTATAGACTCGCATCCGAGCTCAAGAAGTATCTGCCTCAGTACCTCTTTAGTGTATTCGGCAACTTCGCCTACGAGAACACCTCTACGGTACTTAGGAATCCACACAAAGTGGTAGCCACACCAGTACCTAGCATGCCTAGTGCTCCTAAACTCAAACCACGCCTGAGAGTAGCCCTCCACGGCTATCCCAAGAACACATTAGAGAATACAGAGCTTATAAACCTTACCACACCATCCCCGCCCTAAGGGGCGAGGCTTTCGAGATTGTAATTTCTCCCATTGTGCTATATTTGAAAAATGTTTTTTATATTGTGCTCCATAAGGTATTTTCTTGAAGTCTTGTTCGGATGGTGAGGAAGGTGAGTAGCTCCTTTGCAATAAAGGTTCTAAAAATACCGGAAGGTTCCTCATTTCCAGAAGAGCTTGAAAGGGAGATAGAGAAGCTTGGATTGAAGGGAGGAATGGTAATGGGAATTGGAGGCTTCGAGAGCTTGGAACTTGGAATCCTGAATCCAACTACAAGAGAATACGCTGTAAACAAATACACAAGCACAGACAATGTGAATTTGGAGGGCGTTTCAATAATTGGAAATTACTTTGTGAGGAGCGATGGAAAGATTGCAACGCATATACACGTGTCAATAGCAACAGGAAGGGAGAGCTCAGCAGGAGGACATCTAATAAGAGGAAGGGTGAAGCCATTTCTGGAGCTCTTCCTAATAGAAGTGGGAGAAGAGGTTAGAAGAGCTTTCGTTCATAGAGATGTACAGAAAAAATGATTTTTATTTTCCAATATTACTTGCCATGAGAGCGAGGCTTTCAGTTGTAATTCCCATCACTGCTTCCACGCTGCCTTAAGCACTCTGAGTATATTTCCTCCGATGACCTTAGCTATTTCATCGTCTGAGTATCCATGCTTAACTAGCCACCTAATAATATTTGGGAACTCCGATGGATTCTCCAGCCCATCGACGAATGGTACCTTCTCATAAGGCGGAAGCCCCTCCTCGCTGCTTGCCTTTATCGAGAGGTACTCTGCAAATACCTTATGAAGGGCAACATGATCACCAAACAGTGTATCAGGACCAAAAGCAACGTAATCTATGCCAACCAGCTTCTCCACATATTGGAAGTGCTCCATTATGCTTTCCAGGCTATGTTTTGGATGATTTCTTGTTATGGTCGTATGCGGAGCAGCCTCAATTGCAAAGAACCCTCCCTTCTCAGCTATAGCATAGATCACCTCATCAGGCTTCATCCTGCGAGAGGGCCAGAGAGCTCTGGCTCCGGCATGAGTAACAACTACTGGATATTTCGAAGCCTCAATCACATCAATGCTTGTTTTGTCGCTCGCATGGGAAACATCGATCAGGACACCTAGTTTGTTGAGCCTCTCCACAAGTGAATAACCGAGATCCGTGAGCCCCCTGTCATGCACGTCCGCTAGACCGCTTCCAAATTCATTATTTTTGCTATAGACTACCCCCATCACTCTAACCCCAAGACCATATAGAACGTCGAGCTTTGTCAGATCTTCTCCGATCTTCGGTGGGCTTTCCAGAGAAATC of Fervidicoccaceae archaeon contains these proteins:
- a CDS encoding transposase, which translates into the protein MGEREMRRTAVLRIAPDRDSENKLKLLCSLSAKLWNEVNYARRRMFFEEKRVDLRTTYREFYENYKALIGSATAQQVLNKNDEAWRSFFSLLKAKKECKLPPFVKKVNPPGYRKRGGSRELWCVLRNDQYRFDGEYIVFKGLGAIGSIRVRYIGRVNVRGKQGRAEIRYDSDERKWYIHVVFEVSEKLVKEKWVEVPMNPLRDKVAGVDIGINNLLAVYVEDGSALLVSGRPLKSTSFYWRKKIADYQSTLNRYGLRTSRRLRRMYKKWRRQVKNYINWAVRNTVEWLYWRGVSRVIVGYPKYIAQNSSKSSKINFEVVHTWTYGYLLMRIAEVGEEYGIRVELVSEESTSTTCPLCKAKNQDHKRVYRGLFKCYKHSKVFNADLVGAYNVLLKAKTIPPSPALHGVGVTSPRPGVDLNLTRAGNVAPNLPETLAL
- the tnpA gene encoding IS200/IS605 family transposase, with amino-acid sequence MEGYSQAWFEFRSTRHARYWCGYHFVWIPKYRRGVLVGEVAEYTKEVLRQILLELGCESIAIEVLPDHVHVFCSCPPRLSPAYVVNYLKGKSARRILQKFPELKAGATRGKLWSRSYFVATVGSVSADAVKRYVEEQWEKER
- a CDS encoding DUF296 domain-containing protein, which codes for MSSSFAIKVLKIPEGSSFPEELEREIEKLGLKGGMVMGIGGFESLELGILNPTTREYAVNKYTSTDNVNLEGVSIIGNYFVRSDGKIATHIHVSIATGRESSAGGHLIRGRVKPFLELFLIEVGEEVRRAFVHRDVQKK
- a CDS encoding membrane dipeptidase, producing the protein MGWGKKYSGYKSWQFLEENKDYKSFKLAKVIGRVPSSKVDLSKSEEERVQSIIEKNILISAHDHTEIFPEDPSEFVEHSRSGRPFIGYEGLALSGLDAVFENMMDGTALMFSPDSWHWENVVHQIGIWQADIDHQDLVFIARKVEDIERAFREGKIAMVISLESPPKIGEDLTKLDVLYGLGVRVMGVVYSKNNEFGSGLADVHDRGLTDLGYSLVERLNKLGVLIDVSHASDKTSIDVIEASKYPVVVTHAGARALWPSRRMKPDEVIYAIAEKGGFFAIEAAPHTTITRNHPKHSLESIMEHFQYVEKLVGIDYVAFGPDTLFGDHVALHKVFAEYLSIKASSEEGLPPYEKVPFVDGLENPSEFPNIIRWLVKHGYSDDEIAKVIGGNILRVLKAAWKQ